The genomic interval GAGTACGCCGGCGAGGACGAGTTCGCCGCCCACGTCCTCGACCAGGTCAACCACTGGAACACGATCGGCGTCGCCAACATCGTTCACTCGTACGCGCCGATCGTCGTCTACGTCGGCGGAGCCGTCGCGCTCAACAACCCGGAACTGGTCCTGGACCCGATCCGCGACCGCCTCGACGACATGGTCATGGCGAACATCCCCGACATCCAGTTGACGACACTGGGCGACGAGGTCGGCGTCCGGGGAGCGCTCGCGTCCGCGCTCACCGCCGGGACCGGCGATCCGAACCACACGGCGTAGCGCCGTCGGTTCCGCGGGCAAAACCGCCTTTGTCGCGCTGTTTCGGGTGTGTCTGTCGAGCGCCTGGTCTCCGGTGATCGCACCTTTCGGACCGGGCGATTCGACTCGGCGTCAGGTGGAGACGGTGAGAGGGCGACCACTACTGAGACAGGTCGTACAGCCGGCGGAACGCTGTCGGCGGAAACCGCGGTTCCACCCTGCTCGGTGGTCGCCCCTGTCCCGTGTCTTTCGTCGACTGGACGCGTTCGACGATCCCGGTCTCGGCGAGTTCGTAGAGGAATCGCTTGACGGTCCCCTGCGAGAGGTCGACGGTCGCCTGTTCGGCGATCGCTTCGGTGGTCTTGGTCACCGACGCCGTCTCGGCCGGGCCGAGGTCGACGAGTTCCCGGAGTACCGCCTGTCTGTTGGCCGGCAACGAGAGGACGCGGCCGAGCGACACACAGGGGTCGGGGATCTCTTCGATCGCGGCAGTCACGTCCGTCTCGGCGATCCGGTCGCTCCCGCCGCCGTCGGCGTGGACGGCAGCGATCAACAGGGCCGCGAGGGCGTCGTGTGCGTTCCCGTCGGCCCAGTCCGCGATCGTCCGGGCCAGACGGTGGTCGAGGGCCTGCTGTGCGAGGCCGTCGGAGGCCCGCGTCATCAACACGTCGACGAGCATCTGTCGGCGATACCGGTCGACACGGATCGATCTGGCGGTGTACTCGGTGATCTCGGTCTGTGCTGGGTCGAGTTCACCGATCGCCAGCCAACTGGCTTTGCTCGGGAGCCCCGCGAACAGATCGACGAGGTCGTCGGGGTCGGTCCCACTCGGGTCGTCGATGTGGTCGACACCGACCACCACCCCCGAGTGGCGCCCCGAGAGCGTCTCGTGGAGTCGGGACTGGAGCGTCTCGGTTCCGATCCCGTGTTCCGGGACCGACTCCTCGATGAGACTGTCCAGGATCGCGTGGTAGAACGCGAACTCGCTGGTCGTCGTCCGCGTGTCGACGTAGACGAATGCGGGTGACGTGGGCGTCTGTGCGCGTGTCGTCGTGTGGATGACGGCTTTGGCGTCCGTCGGGAGCTGTTTGAGGTGCCCAAACAGCGCCGTGACGACAGCGGACTTCCCTGCGCCAGCGGGGCCGTACACGTAGGCGTTGGGTGGGAGCTTCCCGTCGAAGACGGGATCGAGATGATCCAGTAACCGCTCGAAGACCGGGCCGCGGTCGGTCGGTTCGTCGGTGTGATACACCGGTGAGAGCGCCTCGTAGTCCAGAACGAGCCGGTGCTCTCCGTCGCGGCGTTGGCGTCGTTTGATTCGCGCTTCGATATCCATCGTTTAGCGAGTAGTGGGCGGTAGGCCCACAGAGAGATTACAGCTTACGCACTCACGCCAGTCCCAGTGCCGGGACCCACGAGCTGCCGCCGAAGACACCGAGGATCGCC from Haloarcula pelagica carries:
- a CDS encoding Cdc6/Cdc18 family protein, whose product is MDIEARIKRRQRRDGEHRLVLDYEALSPVYHTDEPTDRGPVFERLLDHLDPVFDGKLPPNAYVYGPAGAGKSAVVTALFGHLKQLPTDAKAVIHTTTRAQTPTSPAFVYVDTRTTTSEFAFYHAILDSLIEESVPEHGIGTETLQSRLHETLSGRHSGVVVGVDHIDDPSGTDPDDLVDLFAGLPSKASWLAIGELDPAQTEITEYTARSIRVDRYRRQMLVDVLMTRASDGLAQQALDHRLARTIADWADGNAHDALAALLIAAVHADGGGSDRIAETDVTAAIEEIPDPCVSLGRVLSLPANRQAVLRELVDLGPAETASVTKTTEAIAEQATVDLSQGTVKRFLYELAETGIVERVQSTKDTGQGRPPSRVEPRFPPTAFRRLYDLSQ